One stretch of Enterobacter sp. RHBSTW-00994 DNA includes these proteins:
- a CDS encoding DNA circularization N-terminal domain-containing protein — protein MAWKDRLQEASFRGIPFKVEGEGAPVGRRVETHEYPNRDKPYTEDLGKVTFRPNITAYVVGDDCWEQRDRLIEALNKPGPGALIHPTYGEISVCVDGEIKVSTTAGEGRMVRFDLQFVEAGELSYPTAGAATANTLVSSCSVLDDCISDNFENFSIDGVADFVQNDVIGSATEMMGSVSDAMKVVDSTVSDAARLMQGDISVLLPPPSSGKTFVDQLQSMWRTGKRLYGNTGDLLTMIKTFSGISLGSDLQPHGVWKTDSVTTKTVKEQRNYVASAIRTTAISEAAYTVTTIPALSQSTNNSPREATGWPSVTHPALNNAAEETVTVDVPTWDELVDIRDTLNTAIDKEMARTTDDRLFLALRRVKSDLNSDIKSRLAQTEKTVERTPSEVLPALVLAATWFDNAARESDIVRRNAVTHPGFVPVSPLRVPVR, from the coding sequence ATGGCGTGGAAAGACAGACTTCAGGAAGCGTCCTTTCGGGGGATTCCATTCAAGGTTGAAGGGGAAGGGGCTCCGGTAGGGCGTCGTGTTGAAACCCATGAATACCCAAATCGGGACAAACCCTACACGGAAGACCTGGGCAAAGTCACTTTCCGCCCGAATATTACCGCTTATGTTGTGGGTGATGATTGCTGGGAACAGCGTGACAGACTTATTGAAGCGCTAAACAAACCGGGACCGGGGGCGCTGATTCATCCGACATATGGAGAAATAAGCGTCTGTGTTGATGGTGAGATTAAAGTCAGCACCACAGCAGGTGAAGGCCGGATGGTTCGCTTTGATCTCCAGTTCGTTGAAGCTGGCGAGTTATCTTATCCCACTGCCGGTGCAGCAACAGCCAACACCCTGGTATCTTCTTGCTCGGTTCTGGATGACTGTATCAGCGATAACTTTGAAAATTTCAGTATTGATGGTGTTGCTGATTTTGTTCAAAACGATGTTATCGGCTCAGCCACGGAAATGATGGGGTCTGTATCAGATGCCATGAAGGTGGTGGATTCAACGGTTTCTGATGCCGCCAGGCTGATGCAGGGTGATATCTCTGTTTTGCTCCCTCCGCCATCATCCGGGAAAACGTTTGTGGATCAGCTTCAGTCCATGTGGCGTACAGGTAAGCGACTGTATGGCAATACAGGTGACCTGCTGACGATGATCAAAACGTTTTCAGGAATAAGCCTGGGCAGTGACCTGCAGCCTCATGGCGTGTGGAAAACCGATAGTGTCACGACGAAGACGGTTAAAGAGCAGCGCAATTATGTGGCGAGTGCCATTCGGACTACTGCAATCTCCGAGGCTGCTTATACCGTCACCACGATCCCCGCACTTTCTCAGTCAACAAATAATTCACCCCGGGAGGCAACCGGCTGGCCGTCGGTCACACATCCGGCACTGAATAATGCGGCAGAAGAAACGGTGACTGTTGATGTGCCCACCTGGGATGAACTGGTAGATATCCGTGACACGCTGAACACTGCCATTGATAAAGAGATGGCAAGAACCACAGATGACCGATTATTCCTTGCTCTGCGCCGTGTAAAGTCCGATCTCAACAGTGACATCAAATCCCGTCTTGCTCAGACAGAAAAAACGGTTGAGCGTACCCCGTCTGAGGTTTTGCCTGCGCTGGTTCTTGCTGCAACCTGGTTTGATAATGCAGCCCGTGAGTCTGACATTGTCAGGCGCAATGCGGTCACACACCCCGGCTTTGTGCCAGTTTCACCTCTGAGGGTTCCTGTACGATGA
- a CDS encoding phage baseplate assembly protein, producing MSDNVTLRVNGREWGGWTSVRIGAGIERLARDYSVEITREWPGGDGVASLQPRVKNGDRVEVLIGDDLVITGWVEATPVRYDSRSISTGISGRSITADLIDCAAEPTQFNGRSLVQVAAALAKPFSIEVVNSGAPSAVIPGVQPDHGETVIEVLNKMLGQQQALAYDDPKGRLVIGGIGSTRAHTALVLGKNIISCDTEKSIRERFSTYQVSGQRAGNDDDFGAATTTALRAKTTDAAIGRYRPMAVQQTGQATGASCIARAEFEARQRAARTDETTYVVWGWRQGDGSLWQPNQRVIVFDPVCGFNNSELLISEVTFTKDNNGTLTELRVGPPDAYLPEPEDKQTKGAKKRKVKEDPF from the coding sequence ATGAGCGATAACGTAACGCTGCGGGTTAACGGACGTGAATGGGGGGGCTGGACATCAGTCCGCATAGGTGCAGGCATTGAGCGGCTGGCACGAGATTATAGCGTAGAGATTACACGTGAGTGGCCTGGTGGTGATGGTGTGGCATCGCTGCAACCACGAGTGAAAAATGGTGATCGTGTTGAGGTGCTGATTGGGGATGATCTGGTAATAACCGGCTGGGTGGAAGCAACGCCAGTCAGGTACGATTCCCGGTCAATCAGTACAGGTATCAGTGGACGCAGTATTACAGCCGATCTAATTGACTGTGCAGCAGAGCCAACTCAATTTAACGGCCGATCTCTGGTACAGGTAGCCGCAGCACTGGCTAAACCCTTCAGCATTGAGGTAGTTAATTCCGGCGCACCTTCTGCTGTTATTCCCGGTGTTCAGCCCGATCACGGTGAAACCGTTATTGAAGTGCTGAATAAAATGCTGGGGCAGCAGCAGGCGCTGGCCTATGACGATCCTAAAGGGCGTCTTGTTATTGGAGGTATTGGCTCAACGCGTGCGCATACCGCACTGGTGCTGGGGAAAAACATTATTTCCTGTGATACCGAAAAGAGCATCCGGGAGCGTTTTTCTACGTATCAGGTTTCAGGCCAGCGAGCAGGTAATGATGATGACTTTGGTGCTGCGACCACAACGGCACTACGGGCTAAAACCACTGATGCGGCGATAGGGCGTTATCGCCCGATGGCTGTTCAGCAGACGGGACAGGCCACAGGCGCGAGCTGTATCGCCCGAGCAGAGTTTGAAGCAAGGCAGCGCGCAGCGCGTACCGATGAAACAACATATGTAGTCTGGGGCTGGAGGCAGGGAGACGGGAGCCTGTGGCAACCAAACCAGCGCGTCATTGTTTTCGACCCGGTTTGCGGCTTCAACAACAGCGAACTCCTCATCTCTGAAGTGACATTCACAAAAGACAATAACGGTACGCTGACAGAATTGCGTGTCGGGCCTCCAGATGCCTATCTTCCTGAGCCTGAAGACAAACAAACGAAAGGTGCTAAAAAACGCAAAGTGAAGGAGGACCCGTTCTGA
- a CDS encoding phage baseplate assembly protein translates to MGTLQSLQRQVLSLIGRAVVKSIDAASKCQTVDVELVGGQPKSGIEHFEPYGFTSRANAGAEALVLFPDADRSHGIAVAVADRRYRLKGLKTGEVALHDDQGQSVTLTRNGIVVDGGGKIITFKNAPKARFEMDIESTGQIKDLCDSSGRTMAEMRITYNGHKHKENGNITDIPDTKMEA, encoded by the coding sequence ATGGGGACTTTACAGAGCCTTCAGCGGCAGGTACTGAGCCTGATTGGTCGTGCAGTAGTGAAAAGCATTGATGCCGCGAGCAAATGCCAGACGGTTGATGTTGAACTGGTAGGAGGACAGCCAAAAAGTGGAATTGAACATTTTGAGCCATACGGTTTCACGTCACGGGCTAACGCCGGGGCTGAGGCTCTCGTCTTATTTCCTGATGCGGATCGATCGCATGGTATTGCTGTTGCGGTTGCTGATCGGCGTTATCGCCTGAAAGGGCTGAAAACAGGAGAGGTCGCTCTCCACGATGACCAGGGCCAGTCAGTCACTCTGACACGAAATGGGATAGTGGTTGATGGTGGGGGGAAAATAATCACCTTCAAAAATGCCCCAAAAGCCCGCTTTGAAATGGACATCGAATCGACAGGGCAGATTAAGGACTTATGTGATTCCTCTGGGCGGACAATGGCCGAAATGCGTATTACCTACAACGGGCACAAACATAAGGAGAACGGAAATATCACTGACATACCTGATACGAAAATGGAGGCGTAA
- a CDS encoding phage GP46 family protein, producing the protein MELWLTVNGKTVSASSQLDMLTRAVVISLFTHRRADPDDNVDVPMGWWGDTWPVVENDRYGSKLWLLQRSKLTNALVNTVRNYLREALQWMLDDGVVSRVDIDIQRTGINELGNRIVLWRRDGPVTISFNDLWSVITNGGQ; encoded by the coding sequence ATGGAACTCTGGTTAACGGTAAACGGGAAAACAGTCAGCGCCAGTTCTCAGCTCGACATGCTAACCCGTGCAGTTGTTATTTCACTCTTCACTCACCGGCGTGCCGATCCTGACGACAATGTTGATGTACCGATGGGATGGTGGGGGGATACCTGGCCTGTTGTTGAAAATGACCGATACGGCTCAAAACTCTGGTTACTGCAACGCAGCAAACTGACGAATGCCCTGGTGAATACTGTACGTAATTATCTGCGCGAAGCACTCCAGTGGATGCTTGATGATGGCGTGGTATCTCGCGTAGACATCGATATTCAGCGAACCGGTATTAACGAACTGGGAAACAGAATTGTCCTCTGGCGCAGGGATGGTCCCGTCACTATTTCCTTCAATGACTTATGGAGTGTAATCACCAATGGCGGACAGTGA
- a CDS encoding baseplate J/gp47 family protein yields the protein MADSEFQRPTLAENISMIRTDLFARLDINDELRRMDEDVRAKVYAGALHTVYGYIDYLAMNMLPDLCDESWLYRHAAMKRCPRKDAVAASGFMRWDGVSNGLKVSAGAVIQRDDLVQYTAQADATSAGGVLRVPVLCSVTGMTGNMDDGETLSLVSPVNGLPSGGLADTITGGFDIEDLEVWRARVLERYYWTPQGGADGDYVVWAKEVPGVTRAWTYRHWMGTGTVGVLIASSDLINPILDDATVAAAQAHIEPLAPVAGSDLYVFKGTPKTVNYTIDLNPDTPEIRAAVEAELRSFLLRDGYPEGTLELSRTNEAISIAAGEYSHKLLSPTADTPIAKNELAVLGVITWA from the coding sequence ATGGCGGACAGTGAATTTCAGCGGCCAACGCTGGCCGAAAATATTAGCATGATCCGCACAGACCTTTTTGCCCGTCTCGACATCAATGATGAGCTTCGTCGTATGGATGAAGATGTCAGGGCTAAGGTTTATGCGGGGGCTCTGCATACGGTCTACGGCTATATCGATTACCTGGCAATGAATATGCTGCCTGACCTTTGCGACGAATCATGGCTTTACCGTCACGCAGCAATGAAACGCTGCCCTCGAAAAGATGCCGTGGCCGCGTCTGGTTTTATGCGCTGGGACGGCGTATCGAACGGGCTGAAGGTGAGCGCCGGGGCGGTAATTCAGCGTGATGACCTCGTGCAGTATACGGCGCAAGCAGATGCTACAAGTGCGGGCGGCGTTCTTCGCGTCCCCGTTCTTTGCAGTGTGACAGGCATGACCGGAAATATGGATGACGGGGAGACGCTTTCACTGGTTTCGCCTGTTAACGGACTCCCTTCCGGCGGCCTGGCAGATACGATAACCGGCGGCTTTGATATTGAAGATCTTGAGGTATGGCGCGCCCGAGTTCTTGAGCGTTACTACTGGACCCCACAGGGGGGTGCAGACGGCGATTATGTTGTCTGGGCAAAAGAAGTTCCTGGCGTAACCCGCGCATGGACCTACCGGCACTGGATGGGAACGGGAACGGTTGGTGTTTTGATAGCCAGCAGTGACCTCATTAACCCTATTCTGGATGATGCAACGGTTGCAGCAGCTCAGGCTCATATAGAACCTCTGGCACCGGTTGCGGGTTCAGACCTTTATGTGTTCAAGGGAACACCAAAAACGGTCAACTACACAATCGACCTGAATCCTGACACGCCAGAAATACGCGCTGCGGTGGAGGCTGAACTCCGCTCATTTCTGCTGCGGGACGGCTATCCGGAAGGAACCCTGGAGCTTTCCAGGACGAACGAGGCGATTTCTATTGCTGCGGGCGAGTACAGCCATAAACTTCTTTCGCCAACAGCAGATACGCCGATCGCGAAAAATGAACTTGCCGTTCTGGGGGTAATAACGTGGGCGTGA
- a CDS encoding YmfQ family protein — MGVSNDDYVQLLGALLPPGPAWSVDDVAISGAAPSLLRAHQRGDELMLEIDPRTTTELIDRWERCCGLPDECIPSGTQTLRQRQQRLDAKVNLAGGINEDFYLRQLAALGKPGATITRYNNGPFKCTSSCVDVTYSTEWRYYWQVNMPASTDATWMTCTDNCETPVRYWGDTVAECVINKLCPSHTYVIFKYP, encoded by the coding sequence GTGGGCGTGAGCAATGATGATTATGTCCAGCTTCTGGGGGCGCTGCTGCCTCCTGGCCCTGCATGGTCAGTTGACGATGTGGCGATAAGCGGCGCTGCTCCGTCTTTACTCAGGGCACATCAGCGTGGGGACGAGCTCATGCTGGAGATCGACCCACGAACGACAACAGAGCTTATTGACCGATGGGAGCGGTGCTGTGGTCTGCCTGACGAATGTATTCCGTCCGGAACACAGACTTTGCGGCAGCGGCAGCAGCGGCTTGACGCTAAGGTCAACCTTGCTGGTGGTATTAATGAAGATTTCTATCTTCGCCAGCTGGCAGCACTGGGTAAGCCGGGAGCCACGATCACGCGCTATAACAATGGTCCATTTAAATGCACATCATCGTGTGTCGATGTGACCTACTCAACTGAATGGCGGTATTACTGGCAGGTCAATATGCCTGCTTCAACAGATGCCACCTGGATGACCTGCACAGACAACTGTGAAACACCGGTTCGCTACTGGGGAGATACGGTTGCTGAATGCGTCATCAATAAACTCTGCCCGTCACATACCTACGTCATTTTTAAATATCCGTAA
- a CDS encoding tail fiber assembly protein, translating to MGCAYFSPSKLIFIPEEWKSDGTYSDTTWPPDAILLSQEESNCFWRNDPPEGKQLGEVGGRPSWVNTPKPTAEQYIEEAEVKKKGLQLFATNNIIVWQTKLLMGRALTNIEKSQLDKWMDFIDCLSAVDVTKSPNIDWPEPPGN from the coding sequence ATGGGGTGCGCATATTTCTCACCATCAAAATTAATATTTATTCCTGAGGAGTGGAAGAGTGATGGAACATATAGTGATACAACTTGGCCTCCGGACGCAATTCTTCTTTCACAAGAGGAGTCTAACTGTTTTTGGCGTAATGACCCACCGGAAGGTAAGCAGTTAGGCGAAGTTGGAGGAAGGCCTTCTTGGGTGAATACTCCTAAACCAACGGCAGAACAATACATTGAAGAAGCTGAAGTAAAAAAGAAAGGCTTGCAGTTGTTTGCCACTAATAATATTATTGTATGGCAAACTAAATTATTAATGGGACGAGCGTTAACGAATATAGAAAAATCGCAGCTAGATAAATGGATGGATTTTATTGATTGTTTATCAGCTGTTGACGTAACTAAGAGTCCCAACATTGATTGGCCAGAACCACCAGGAAATTAA